From Arachis stenosperma cultivar V10309 chromosome 2, arast.V10309.gnm1.PFL2, whole genome shotgun sequence, one genomic window encodes:
- the LOC130961638 gene encoding pectinesterase 2-like — protein MEAIRLVITLVSLSLLLQTFVHGYSSNDIKHWCSQTPNPQPCEYFLSNNPNHQNKPINHKSDFLKLSLQLAQERALIGHANTLSLGSKCRNQLERVAWNDCVDLYQQTIHKLNKTLDPNTKCSQVDAQTWLSTALTNLETCKTGFYELGVQDYVLPLMSNNVTKLLSNTLALNNNGESHEEPSYKNGFPTWVKPGDRKLLQASSPASQANVVVAKDGSGKYTTVMAAINGAPKSNSGRYVIYVKAGIYNEQVEIKANNIMLVGDGIGKTIITGSQSVGGGTTTFRSATVAVTGDGFIAQGMTFRNTAGAANHQAVALRSGSDLSVFYQCSFEGYQDTLYAYSDRQFYRECDIYGTVDFIFGNAAVVFQNCNIYARNPPNKINTITAHGRTDPNQNTGISILNCVVTAASDLKVVQSSVKTYLGRPWKEYSRTVFMKSSLDSLIDPAGWLEWNGNFALTTLYYGEYMNTGLGSSTANRVKWGGYHVITNAAEASKFSVANFIAGNSWLPSTRVPFTAGL, from the exons ATGGAAGCTATTCGCTTAGTAATAACACTTGTATCATTATCCCTTCTTCTTCAAACCTTTGTTCATGGATATTCTTCAAATGATATTAAACATTGGTGTAGCCAAACCCCAAATCCTCAACCATGTGAGTATTTCTTGAGCAATAACCCTAATCACCAAAACAAACCCATCAACCATAAATCTGATTTTCTCAAGCTTTCATTGCAACTTGCCCAAGAGAGAGCACTCATAGGCCATGCAAACACTCTTTCACTTGGCTCAAAGTGCCGCAACCAACTTGAAAGAGTTGCGTGGAATGATTGTGTTGACCTCTATCAACAAACCATTCATAAACTCAACAAAACTCTAGACCCTAACACCAAGTGCTCCCAAGTTGATGCTCAAACATGGCTTAGCACTGCTCTCACAAACCTTGAGACATGCAAAACTGGTTTCTATGAACTTGGTGTTCAAGACTATGTCCTTCCTCTAATGTCCAACAATGTTACTAAGTTGCTAAGTAACACTTTGGCTCTTAACAACAATGGTGAATCTCATGAAGAGCCAAGTTACAAAAATGGATTCCCAACATGGGTCAAGCCTGGTGATAGAAAGTTGTTGCAAGCATCTTCTCCGGCATCTCAAGCTAATGTAGTGGTGGCCAAAGACGGATCCGGAAAATACACAACAGTTATGGCAGCCATAAACGGAGCACCAAAGAGTAACAGTGGAAGGTATGTGATATATGTGAAGGCTGGGATTTACAATGAGCAAGTAGAGATAAAGGCAAATAATATAATGTTGGTGGGAGATGGTATTGGCAAAACCATAATCACCGGCAGCCAAAGTGTGGGAGGAGGCACCACAACCTTCCGTTCCGCCACCGTTG CTGTAACTGGAGATGGATTCATTGCTCAAGGCATGACATTTAGGAACACAGCAGGTGCAGCAAATCATCAAGCTGTTGCATTGCGTTCTGGATCTGACTTATCAGTTTTCTACCAATGCAGTTTCGAAGGTTATCAGGACACATTATATGCTTACTCTGACAGACAATTCTATAGAGAATGTGACATTTATGGCACTGTTGACTTTATCTTTGGTAACGCTGCTGTTGTCTTCCAAAACTGTAACATATATGCAAGAAACCCTCCAAACAAAATCAACACCATCACTGCACATGGCAGAACTGATCCAAACCAAAACACCGGCATTTCAATTCTCAATTGTGTGGTTACAGCTGCATCAGATTTGAAAGTAGTTCAAAGCTCTGTGAAGACATATCTTGGAAGGCCTTGGAAGGAATACTCAAGAACTGTGTTCATGAAGAGTTCTCTTGATAGCTTGATTGATCCAGCAGGTTGGTTGGAATGGAATGGTAACTTCGCATTAACCACATTGTATTATGGAGAGTACATGAACACAGGACTTGGATCTTCAACAGCAAACAGAGTTAAATGGGGAGGTTATCATGTCATAACCAATGCTGCTGAAGCTTCAAAATTCAGCGTTGCAAACTTCATTGCTGGCAACTCATGGCTACCATCCACCCGTGTTCCTTTCACGGCTggtctttaa
- the LOC130960712 gene encoding pectinesterase 2-like — translation MAAMRLLFNFLVVPFFLSTFVYAYSSNDVKHWCSQTPNPQPCEYFLTNNPNHQTKPINQKSDFLKISLQLAQERALIGHANTLSLGTKCRNQLERVAWNDCVDLYQQTIHKLNKTLDPNTKCSQVDAQTWLSTALTNLETCKAGFYELGVQDYVLPLMSNNVTKLLSNTLALNNNGESHQQPSYKDGFPTWVKPGDRKLLQASSPASQANVVVAKDGSGKYTTVMAAINAAPKSSSGRYVIYVKAGIYNEQVEIKANNIMLVGDGIGKTIITGSQSVGGGTTTFRSATVAVTGDGFIAQGMTFRNTAGAGNHQAVALRSGSDLSVFYQCSFEGYQDTLYVYSDRQFFKQCDIYGTVDFIFGNAAVVFQNCNLYARNPPNKINTITAQGRTDPNQNTGISIHNCVVTAASDLKAVQSSVKTYLGRPWQQYSRTVFMKSSLDSLIDPAGWLEWNGNFALSTLYYGEYMNTGLGSSTANRVKWGGYHVITNAAEASKFSVANFIAGNSWLPSTRIPFTAGL, via the exons ATGGCAGCAATGCGTTTGCTCTTCAATTTTCTCGTTGTTCCCTTCTTTCTATCAACTTTTGTTTATGCCTATTCTTCAAATGATGTTAAACATTGGTGTAGCCAAACCCCAAACCCTCAACCATGTGAGTATTTCTTGACCAACAACCCTAATCACCAAACCAAACCTATTAACCAAAAAAGTGACTTTCTCAAGATTTCATTACAACTTGCTCAAGAGAGAGCACTCATAGGCCATGCAAATACTCTTTCACTTGGCACAAAGTGCCGTAACCAACTTGAAAGAGTTGCATGGAATGATTGTGTTGACCTCTATCAACAAACCATTCATAAACTCAACAAAACCCTAGACCCTAACACCAAATGCTCCCAAGTTGATGCTCAAACATGGCTTAGCACTGCTCTCACAAACCTTGAGACATGCAAAGCTGGCTTCTATGAACTTGGTGTTCAAGACTATGTCCTTCCTCTAATGTCCAACAATGTTACTAAGTTGCTAAGCAACACTTTGGCTCTTAACAACAATGGTGAATCTCATCAACAGCCAAGTTACAAAGATGGATTCCCAACATGGGTCAAGCCTGGTGATAGAAAATTGCTACAAGCATCTTCTCCAGCATCTCAAGCGAATGTAGTGGTGGCCAAAGACGGATCCGGAAAATACACAACAGTGATGGCAGCCATAAATGCAGCACCAAAGAGTAGCAGTGGAAGGTATGTGATATATGTGAAGGCCGGGATATACAACGAGCAAGTAGAGATAAAGGCAAATAATATAATGTTAGTGGGAGATGGTATTGGAAAAACCATAATCACCGGCAGCCAAAGTGTGGGAGGAGGCACCACAACCTTCCGTTCCGCCACCGTTG CTGTAACTGGAGATGGATTTATTGCTCAAGGCATGACATTTAGAAACACAGCAGGTGCAGGAAATCATCAAGCTGTTGCATTGCGTTCTGGATCTGACTTATCAGTTTTCTATCAATGCAGTTTCGAAGGTTATCAAGACACATTATATGTTTATTCTGATAGACAATTCTTCAAACAATGTGATATTTATGGTACTGTTGACTTTATCTTTGGTAATGCTGCTGTGGTGTTCCAAAACTGTAATCTATATGCAAGAAACCCTCCAAACAAAATTAACACCATCACTGCACAAGGAAGAACCGATCCAAACCAAAACACCGGCATTTCCATTCACAATTGTGTGGTTACAGCTGCATCCGATTTGAAAGCAGTGCAAAGCTCAGTTAAAACTTATCTTGGAAGGCCATGGCAACAATATTCAAGAACAGTTTTCATGAAGAGTTCTCTTGACAGTTTGATTGATCCAGCAGGTTGGTTGGAATGGAATGGTAACTTTGCATTAAGCACGTTGTATTATGGAGAGTACATGAACACTGGACTTGGATCTTCAACCGCAAACAGAGTTAAATGGGGAGGTTATCACGTCATAACCAATGCTGCTGAAGCTTCAAAATTCAGCGTTGCAAATTTCATTGCTGGCAACTCATGGCTACCTTCCACTCGTATTCCTTTCACGGCTGGTCTTtaa
- the LOC130963422 gene encoding uncharacterized mitochondrial protein AtMg00810-like produces the protein MIITGDDVDGISALKASLHRTFEMKDLGSLSYFLSLEVISTDDGIYLSQAKYASDLLARAGITDSRTESTPLEPNVRFTPMDGTVLDNPTLYRQLVGGLVYLTVTRPDIAYPVHVLSQFLSAPRTTHYAAVLRILCYIKGTLFHGLYFSAHSSLSLQAYSDADWAGDPTDRRSTTGYCLFLGDALISWRAKKQTFTARSSTEAEYRALADTTAEVVLVRWLLEDLGAPQSSPTDFFVITAVLFRSPIMMSFVNAPNTLSLIVTLFGNVSLLMLFVSLLLEH, from the coding sequence atgataATCACTGGGGATGATGTTGATGGTATCTCTGCTCTCAAGGCCTCACTTCACCGTacctttgagatgaaagatcttggttcTCTCAGCTATTTTCTTAGTCTTGAGGTCATCTCCACCGATGATGGCATCTATCTCTCTCAGGCTAAGTATGCTTCAGATCTTCTTGCTCGTGCTGGGATTACAGATAGTCGCACTGAGTCTACTCCTCTTGAGCCTAATGTTCGATTTACCCCTATGGATGGCACTGTTTTGGATAATCCGACTCTCTATCGACAGTTAGTTGGCGGTCTGGTCTACTTGACTGTCACCCGACCAGACATCGCCTATCCGGTTCATGTACTTAGCCAGTTCTTGTCAGCTCCTCGTACTACTCACTATGCGGCAGTTCTACGCATTCTTTGCTACATCAAAGGCACTCTCTTTCATGGTCTTTATTTTTCTGCCCATTCCTCTTTGTCTCTTCAGGCTTACTCCGATGCTGATTGGGCTGGTGATCCCACTGATCGTCGTTCTACTACTGGTTACTGTTTGTTTCTTGGCGACGCTCTCATTTCTTGGCGTGCTAAGAAGCAAACGTTCACTGCTCGCTCAAGCACAGAAGCTGAGTACCGTGCCCTCGCAGACACCACTGCTGAAGTTGTTTTGGTTCGTTGGCTTCTCGAAGATTTGGGTGCTCCTCAATCGTCCCCTACTGATTTTTTTGTGATAACCGCAGTGCTATTCAGATCGCCCATAATGATGTCTTTCGTGAACGCACCAAACACATTGAGCTTGATTGTCACTTTGTTCGGCAACGTATCCTTATTGATGCTATTCGTCTCATTGCTGTTGGAACACTAG
- the LOC130961733 gene encoding uncharacterized protein LOC130961733 isoform X1, translating to MPNTLQLMRIALMDQPMFRTTKRRNPLSDRTNTLNSSSTLSINPIKPKPKSKPPSTSSKPRLNKPSSCASSTNASTNLQSTSSNPVVAPPPPSSPKTSSPPGNFVDLEDFEPISVTYGRRSAPNKRKDKGKALAFPDISTPILKLSDTSSPKTDGGKSANLPKAKALTVPLRKKQRTTSSGDTLKDSELQDYIEKQKAYFKMIDEFELMEEEVETDDEPDEVAKTQSK from the exons ATGCCCAACACTCTCCAGTTGATGCGAATAGCGCTTATGGATCAACCCATGTTCCGAACCACTAAACGCAGAAACCCTCTCTCCGATCGCACCAACACTCTTAACTCTTCTTCAACACTTTCCATAAACCCTATCAAACCCAAACCCAAATCTAAACCTCCTTCTACTTCTTCCAAACCTCGCCTTAATAAACCTTCTTCATGCGCCTCTTCTACCAACGCTTCCACAAATCTCCAAAGCACTTCTTCGAACCCTGTCGTTGCTCCTCCTCCGCCTTCGTCGCCGAAAACCTCGTCTCCTCCCG GGAATTTTGTTGATCTTGAGGATTTTGAGCCTATCTCAGTAACTTACGGCCGAAGAAGTGCTCCAAATAAAAGGAAGGATAAAGGGAAGGCTTTGGCATTTCCTGACATCAGCACACCCATTTTGAAGCTCTCTGATACAAG CAGCCCGAAAACTGATGGTGGTAAAAGTGCAAATCTACCTAAAGCCAAGGCATTGACAGTTCCTTTGAGAAAG AAGCAGCGCACCACATCATCCGGAGATACGCTCAAAGATTCCGAGCTGCAAGATTACATTGAAAAACAGAAAGCCTACTTCAAAATGATTGATGAATTTGAACTGATGGAAGAGGAAGTTGAAACAGATGATGAACCGGATGAAGTGGCAAAAACGCAATCCAAGTGA
- the LOC130961733 gene encoding pectinesterase inhibitor 10-like isoform X2, whose amino-acid sequence MPNTLQLMRIALMDQPMFRTTKRRNPLSDRTNTLNSSSTLSINPIKPKPKSKPPSTSSKPRLNKPSSCASSTNASTNLQSTSSNPVVAPPPPSSPKTSSPPGNFVDLEDFEPISVTYGRRSAPNKRKDKGKALAFPDISTPILKLSDTSPKTDGGKSANLPKAKALTVPLRKKQRTTSSGDTLKDSELQDYIEKQKAYFKMIDEFELMEEEVETDDEPDEVAKTQSK is encoded by the exons ATGCCCAACACTCTCCAGTTGATGCGAATAGCGCTTATGGATCAACCCATGTTCCGAACCACTAAACGCAGAAACCCTCTCTCCGATCGCACCAACACTCTTAACTCTTCTTCAACACTTTCCATAAACCCTATCAAACCCAAACCCAAATCTAAACCTCCTTCTACTTCTTCCAAACCTCGCCTTAATAAACCTTCTTCATGCGCCTCTTCTACCAACGCTTCCACAAATCTCCAAAGCACTTCTTCGAACCCTGTCGTTGCTCCTCCTCCGCCTTCGTCGCCGAAAACCTCGTCTCCTCCCG GGAATTTTGTTGATCTTGAGGATTTTGAGCCTATCTCAGTAACTTACGGCCGAAGAAGTGCTCCAAATAAAAGGAAGGATAAAGGGAAGGCTTTGGCATTTCCTGACATCAGCACACCCATTTTGAAGCTCTCTGATACAAG CCCGAAAACTGATGGTGGTAAAAGTGCAAATCTACCTAAAGCCAAGGCATTGACAGTTCCTTTGAGAAAG AAGCAGCGCACCACATCATCCGGAGATACGCTCAAAGATTCCGAGCTGCAAGATTACATTGAAAAACAGAAAGCCTACTTCAAAATGATTGATGAATTTGAACTGATGGAAGAGGAAGTTGAAACAGATGATGAACCGGATGAAGTGGCAAAAACGCAATCCAAGTGA